A stretch of Episyrphus balteatus chromosome 2, idEpiBalt1.1, whole genome shotgun sequence DNA encodes these proteins:
- the LOC129909920 gene encoding uncharacterized protein LOC129909920 isoform X2: protein MYPSAKFSARPPSPQFVNFSPPSDYPSAVASSSTSSAPHHHSMSMRHPKSSSKSMMMGSDGDSISSGGGRMISSNTISGRGDLIFPDDIESIEFCIPPSNDMMRAATNACHGDSFSERRRRGHSRRSNQKIDTEKQVKWSRKNLAAATMDRFETNQPLEYGFAAGVVAPNIPPMAMTPSTSAMTPLHQSMPGTPQQQQQQQQAPINHVYSYAYYEPGAAKCHTNIPHKDRLSPILPIPGPSKSPPRNSIRALLAKSFRSKTFNAANSSEERHTYTTRYGTTENLYEEVNEQKIRKVLSDNRIGSANTGAVKEELRRVQHNHFRVLDELNLSLEALIMPPTPPDISPTQESSSEKQQQPPVMSHTSLENLSSTLNSIELKDHTCINPEFDEGDLDSGFSGSGSSSGASYNESLRYYKTASGTSTSKSSMNSSEDQGIGMLTTTNTSSSPFNYNNRRCSDTQRSSARSASASATGTKPKKNFWTIKP from the exons ATGTATCCATCAGCGAAATTTTCCGCTCGGCCTCCATCGCCGCAATTTGTAAATTTCTCACCACCCTCAGATTATCCATCTGCGGTGGCATCGTCATCTACATCATCAGCTCCTCACCATCATTCAATGTCGATGCGACATCCTAAATCGTCGTCTAAAAGCATGATGATGGGCAGTGACGGAGACAGCATTTCCAGTGGAGGAGGTAGAATGATCTCGTCAAACACAATAAGTGGACGAGGTGATTTAATATTTCCCGACGACATCGAAAGCATAGAGTTTTGCATCCCACCATCGAACGATATGATGCGAGCTGCCACTAATGCCTGCCATGGTGACTCGTTTTCGGAACGTCGAAGAAGAGGACACAGTAGAAGAAGTAATCAAAAAATTGACACAGAAAAACAG GTTAAATGGTCAAGAAAAAATCTAGCGGCGGCGACAATGGATAGATTCGAAACGAATCAACCTTTAGAATATGGTTTTGCTGCTGGAGTTGTAGCGCCAAATATACCACCAATGGCAATGACTCCATCAACATCGGCTATGACTCCATTACACCAGTCAATGCCAGGAACgccacagcaacaacaacaacagcaacaagcACCCATTAATCATGTCTACTCGTATGCATACTACGAGCCTGGTGCTGCTAAATGCCATACGAATATACCTCACAAAGATAGGCTATCACCAATTCTGCCAATTCCTGGCCCATCAAAGAGCCCACCGAGAAATTCCATCCGAGCACTATTAGCGAAAAGTTTCCGTTCGAAAACATTCAATGCAGCCAATTCATCTGAAGAACGACATACATACACCACCCGTTACGGAACCACTGAAAATCTTTACGAAGAAGTTAATGAACAGAAAATTCGCAAAGTCTTATCGGACAATCGAATAGGCTCAGCTAATACTGGTGCTGTTAAAGAAGAATTGCGTCGCGTGCAGCATAACCATTTTCGTGTCCTTGACGAGCTTAATTTGTCGCTAGAAGCACTTATCATGCCGCCAACCCCACCTGATATAAGTCCCACCCAGGAATCATCGTCGGAGAAGCAACAGCAGCCACCAGTGATGTCCCATACCAGTTTGGAGAATCTGTCCAGCACATTGAACTCGATTGAACTGAAGGACCATACCTGCATCAATCCGGAATTCGATGAGGGAGATCTGGATAGCGGATTCAGTGGCAGTGGTAGTAGTAGTGGTGCTAGTTATAATGAAAGCCTTAGATATTACAAAACAG CCTCTGGTACATCCACATCAAAGAGCAGTATGAATTCATCAGAGGATCAGGGTATTGGCATgctaacaacaacaaatacgtCTTCCTCTCCATTTAACTACAACAATCGTCGATGTTCAGATACTCAACGGTCGTCGGCGAGGTCGGCATCAGCATCGGCAACTGGTACGAAACCGAAGAAAAACTTTTGGACGATAAAACCGTGA
- the LOC129909925 gene encoding odorant receptor 2a-like → MIQIIQNTANDVFSPVSINLLNGQIRVLCMRVARIGKDKRKTQDDNYTELKLCINDHRNIISLFDIIKPTISQTVLVQLIITGAVLCLTVFSYLKFNHDSIGQLIMTVIDMLTILSVSFPVCYFGNSLLEESDRLTTAIYNCNWMDQTLKFQKTLIIFMQRSQIENILNAGGLVRINLQTFIAILRFSFSMFTVLTQMSGGIVSTN, encoded by the exons ATGATTCAAATAATTCAGAATACAGCAAATGATGTATTTTCACCAGTAAGCATCAATCTGTTGAATGGACAAATTCGTGTTCTTTGCATGAGGGTGGCACGAATTGGTAAAGATAAAAGGAAGACTCAAGATGATAACTATACAGAACTTAAGTTGTGTATAAACGACCATCGAAATATCATAAG CTTATTTGACATTATTAAACCAACGATCTCACAAACTGTACTCGTTCAACTTATCATTACTGGAGCTGTATTGTGTTTGACGGTTTTCTCTTATCTAAAGTTCAATCATGATTCCATTGGTCAACTGATCATGACTGTTATCGACATGTTGACGATCTTGTCTGTATCATTTCCGGTATGCTATTTCGGAAATTCACTTCTGGAGGAAAGTGATCGTTTGACAACAGCCATTTACAATTGCAACTGGATGGATCAGACATTGAAGTTTCAAAaaactcttataatttttatgcAAAGATCTcagattgaaaatattttaaatgctgGTGGTCTTGTAAGAATTAATTTACAAACATTTATTGcg ATTCTCCGGTTCTCATTTTCTATGTTTACTGTGCTCACTCAAATGTCTGGAGGAATTGtttcaacaaattaa
- the LOC129909920 gene encoding uncharacterized protein LOC129909920 isoform X1: MYPSAKFSARPPSPQFVNFSPPSDYPSAVASSSTSSAPHHHSMSMRHPKSSSKSMMMGSDGDSISSGGGRMISSNTISGRGDLIFPDDIESIEFCIPPSNDMMRAATNACHGDSFSERRRRGHSRRSNQKIDTEKQVKWSRKNLAAATMDRFETNQPLEYGFAAGVVAPNIPPMAMTPSTSAMTPLHQSMPGTPQQQQQQQQAPINHVYSYAYYEPGAAKCHTNIPHKDRLSPILPIPGPSKSPPRNSIRALLAKSFRSKTFNAANSSEERHTYTTRYGTTENLYEEVNEQKIRKVLSDNRIGSANTGAVKEELRRVQHNHFRVLDELNLSLEALIMPPTPPDISPTQESSSEKQQQPPVMSHTSLENLSSTLNSIELKDHTCINPEFDEGDLDSGFSGSGSSSGASYNESLRYYKTGTQSVMHTTTLPHNLRSCRSSTASGTSTSKSSMNSSEDQGIGMLTTTNTSSSPFNYNNRRCSDTQRSSARSASASATGTKPKKNFWTIKP; encoded by the exons ATGTATCCATCAGCGAAATTTTCCGCTCGGCCTCCATCGCCGCAATTTGTAAATTTCTCACCACCCTCAGATTATCCATCTGCGGTGGCATCGTCATCTACATCATCAGCTCCTCACCATCATTCAATGTCGATGCGACATCCTAAATCGTCGTCTAAAAGCATGATGATGGGCAGTGACGGAGACAGCATTTCCAGTGGAGGAGGTAGAATGATCTCGTCAAACACAATAAGTGGACGAGGTGATTTAATATTTCCCGACGACATCGAAAGCATAGAGTTTTGCATCCCACCATCGAACGATATGATGCGAGCTGCCACTAATGCCTGCCATGGTGACTCGTTTTCGGAACGTCGAAGAAGAGGACACAGTAGAAGAAGTAATCAAAAAATTGACACAGAAAAACAG GTTAAATGGTCAAGAAAAAATCTAGCGGCGGCGACAATGGATAGATTCGAAACGAATCAACCTTTAGAATATGGTTTTGCTGCTGGAGTTGTAGCGCCAAATATACCACCAATGGCAATGACTCCATCAACATCGGCTATGACTCCATTACACCAGTCAATGCCAGGAACgccacagcaacaacaacaacagcaacaagcACCCATTAATCATGTCTACTCGTATGCATACTACGAGCCTGGTGCTGCTAAATGCCATACGAATATACCTCACAAAGATAGGCTATCACCAATTCTGCCAATTCCTGGCCCATCAAAGAGCCCACCGAGAAATTCCATCCGAGCACTATTAGCGAAAAGTTTCCGTTCGAAAACATTCAATGCAGCCAATTCATCTGAAGAACGACATACATACACCACCCGTTACGGAACCACTGAAAATCTTTACGAAGAAGTTAATGAACAGAAAATTCGCAAAGTCTTATCGGACAATCGAATAGGCTCAGCTAATACTGGTGCTGTTAAAGAAGAATTGCGTCGCGTGCAGCATAACCATTTTCGTGTCCTTGACGAGCTTAATTTGTCGCTAGAAGCACTTATCATGCCGCCAACCCCACCTGATATAAGTCCCACCCAGGAATCATCGTCGGAGAAGCAACAGCAGCCACCAGTGATGTCCCATACCAGTTTGGAGAATCTGTCCAGCACATTGAACTCGATTGAACTGAAGGACCATACCTGCATCAATCCGGAATTCGATGAGGGAGATCTGGATAGCGGATTCAGTGGCAGTGGTAGTAGTAGTGGTGCTAGTTATAATGAAAGCCTTAGATATTACAAAACAGGTACACAATCTGTGATGCATACAACAACTCTGCCACATAATCTAAGAAGTTGTCGGTCGTCAACAGCCTCTGGTACATCCACATCAAAGAGCAGTATGAATTCATCAGAGGATCAGGGTATTGGCATgctaacaacaacaaatacgtCTTCCTCTCCATTTAACTACAACAATCGTCGATGTTCAGATACTCAACGGTCGTCGGCGAGGTCGGCATCAGCATCGGCAACTGGTACGAAACCGAAGAAAAACTTTTGGACGATAAAACCGTGA